The following DNA comes from Gordonia zhaorongruii.
GTCACGTAGAAGGCGACGATCAGCACCGACACGGTGCGACGGTCCGGCCGTCTCGCACGATATCCGGCGCGGAGGATGTCGCCGCATGCGAGAGCGAGGCCCATCACCAGGAACGGTGCGAGCACGGTCGCATAGAAGAAGTACATCTGCCGGTCGAGTTCGGCGAACCAGGGGAGGATCCCGGCGCTGTACGCGACCAGCACGGCCACGTACCGCCAGTCGCGCCGGGAGGCGATGCGCCACAGCGCCCACAGGATCATCGGCCCGGCGAGCCACCACATGGCGGGCGTGCCGATCAGCATCTGTCCCCGCACGCAGTCGGCGCCGCCGCACTGGTCGGGCCCGTACTCGACGGCGTACAGCATGGGTCGCAGGCTCATCGGCCAGGTCCACGGCTTGGACTCCCATGGGTGATGATTGCCCGCCGAGTTGGTCAGGCCCGCGTGGAAGTCCAGGATTCCCGCCTCGTAGTACCAGAGGGATCGCAGCGCGGCGGGAACCCAGGAGAAGGTGCCGCCGGACCCGATCTCGGTGCCGACCACGTAGCGGTAGACCGACGACTCGGACGCGAACCAGGTGGCGAACGACGCGAGGTAGATGGCGACCGGCATCACGGCGAGGGACAGGCCTGCGGGCAGTACGTCGCGTCGCAGGACCCCCGCCCAGGGCCGCTTCACGTGGTACGCCCGGCGGGCCGCCACGTCGAAGCCCAGGCACAGGACGGTGAAGAAGATGACGTAGTAGAGCCCCGACCACTTGGTGCCGCACGCCAGCCCGAGCATCACGCCTGCTGCGAACCGGTACCACCGGAAACCGAACCTCGGACCGAACGGCGAGTCGTCGATACGGCCGTCGAGGAAGACTCGGTGCATGCGGGCGCGCATCTGGTCGCGGTCGGCGATCAGGGCGGCGAACGCCAGCACGACGAACGCCGTCTGGACGATGTCGAGCATGCCCATCCGCGACTGCACGAAGAGGACCCCGTCGCAGATCGCGAGGATGCCGGCGATCGCGCCGACCAGCGTCGAGCGGCTCAATCGGCGGACGCTGAGGTAGATCGCCAGCACGATGACGACACCGCAGACGGCGGACATGAACCGCCAGCCCATGGGCCCGTACCCGAACATCGCCTCGCCTGCCGCGAGCACCCATTTCCCGACGGGCGGGTGCACCACCAGTCCGTAGGCCGGGTTGTCCTCGATCCACTGCCCGCCCGTCAGCACCTGCCAGGCCTGCGGGACGTAGTGCTTCTCGTCGAACACCGGTGTGCCGCCGTCGGTGGGCTGGGTCAGACCCCAGAAGCGGGTGAGCGCGGCGACGAGCGTGATGATGATTCCGACGAGGGTGCCCCGCCCCCGGTCGGTGGCACCGAACACCGGCTCCGGAATGACCGGTCCTGGTCTGGTGCCGAGATCCTCGGTCTGCCGGGGAAGCTCGTCGAGCTCACGGTCGGCAGTGGCTGGGGCGGCGGACGTCACGCGCCCCATGCTAGTCATCGTGTATACAAGTGACTGGCATCACGTTAGTTGATCGCTTGATCAATCCGGTTCTGTGAAAGAGATCGAGGTACCGATGGCACGGCTGACAGTGGAGCAACGCCGCGCGTCGGTGATCACCGCGACCCTGCGCGTGGTCGCGACAGACGGCGTCGAAGCCGCCACCACCCGCCGGATCGCGAGCGAAGCCGGGATGGGGCAGTCGAGCATCTTCTACGCCTTCGAGTCCCGTGACGAGCTCCTGGCCGCCGTCGTCGAGCAGGGGGTGGCCGACGAACTCGCGGTGATGATCGACTGGGCGGACCGACTCGCCGGTCTGCCCGCGTGCGACGGGCCCGCCGACGAACTGATCCGCACCGCGCTGTCCGCCTTCACCGACAGCGTGATCGCCGATCCGGGCCGTCAGCAGGCACTGATCTCGCTCGCCCTTTACGCGCGCCGGACGGATGGGCTGGCTCATCTCGCCGAGCGGCTGTACGAGGGCTACTACGAGGCGGCAGTCCGCGTCTTCGACCAGGTTGCGCGGATCACCGGCCGCACATGGCGGGTGCCGCCGGCTGATCTCGCCCCGACCATCATCGCTCAGACCGACGGCATCACCCTCTGCTGGCTCGGCACCGGATCCCGGGCGGTCGTCGACTCGGTCATCGAGAGCGCCGTGACGTTGTTCGTCGGGTACCTGGACTGAACGGGCCCCGACCCGTCGTAACCTGGGTTCCGTGACGACCAACGACGAAGCGCACGGCGTACTGATTCTGGCGGGTACTCCGATGGGGCAGTCCGGCGACGCATCGCCACGTCTGCGTGACGCGCTCGCAACCGCCGACGTCGTGGCCGCCGAGGACACTCGCCGCACCAAGGCGCTCGCCGCGTCGCTCGGCGTCGAGATCGGCGGCCGCATCGTCAGCTACTACGACCAGGTGGAGGCGGCTCGGGCGCCGAAGCTGATGCAGGCGGTGGCCGATGGGGAACGGGTCCTCCTGGTCACCGATGCGGGCATGCCTTCGGTGAGCGATCCCGGGTACCGCGTGGTCGTGGCCTGCGCCGACGCCGGGCTGCCGATCACCTGTCTGCCCGGCCCGTCCGCGGTGACGACGGCGCTGGCGCTGTCGGCGATGCCGTCCGAGCGGTTCGCCTTCGACGGCTTCGCGCCGCGCAAGCCGGGCCAGCGCACCGAGTGGCTGACCGGTCTGCGCGACGAGCAGCGGACCGTCGTGTTCTTCGAATCACCGCACCGGCTCGCCCAGACCCTCTCCGACGCCGCGTCCGTTCTCGGCGAGGATCGGCGCGCCGCCGTCTGCCGCGAACTGACCAAGACGTACGAGGAGGTGCGTCGCGGCGGTCTCGGCGAGCTGGCGCAGTGGGCAGCAGCCGGGGTGAAGGGGGAGATCACCGTGGTGATCGCCGGAGCCGCGAAGATCGACACCACCGTCACACTCGACGAACTCGTCTCCCGCGCACGGGAACTCGCCGATTCGGGACTGCGTCTGAAGGATGCGTGCGCTCAGGTGATCGGCGGAACCAGATTCTCGCGGCGTGACGTCTACGAGGCCGTGCTCACCGCTCGGGAACACTGAACCGTGCAGACCGGATCGGTGACGACGACCGGGTCCGACGGTATGGTCCGCAACCTGGATCCCGGCTACTTCTCGATGGTCATGGCGACCGGGATCGTGTCGGTGGCCGCACACCTGCAGGGATGGACGATGCTCTCGTCCATCCTCCTGTGGATCGCGTGCGCCGGATACGCGATTCTGGTCGCGCTGAACCTGGTTCGTCTCAGCCGGCATTCCGATGCGGTGGTCGCGGACCTGGCCGGTGCGGGACGCACGTTCGGGTTCTTCACCTTCGTCGCGGCCACCGCGGTGATCGGCACCCGCCTCGTGATCGCGGACGAGATCGGTGCGGCTGCGGTGCTGCTCGGTCTCGCTGGAGCGGCGTGGCTGGTCCTCGGATACGTGCTGCCCGCGTGCGCATTCGGATCACGGGGCGGTGGGCGCGCGCTGCGTGAAGCCGACGGAAGTTGGTTCATCTGGACCGTCGCCACCCAGTCGGTCGCCGTGCTCAGCGCCACCCTTGCGCCGCATGTGGATTCGGGTCGCGCCCAACTCGCGCTGCTGGCCGTCGCATGCTGGGCGGTCGGCGCCTTCCTCTACCTGGCGACGGCGGTCCTCGTCGCCGCTCGCATCCTCCTGTATCGGCCGGACCCGCGGGAGGTGTCCGGCGCGTACTGGGTCGCGATGGGCGCGACTGCCATCACCGTCGTCGCGGGGATGAGCATCGACGGCATGCATCACGTTCCGATCCTGGAGGTGACGGGCGGTGCGATCGCCGCGTTGTCCGTGCTGTTCTGGGCCTTCGGCACCTGGCTGATTCCGCCGTTGATGTTCCTGGGCTACTGGCGGCACCGGCGGTCGAGGGTGCCGCTGCGATACGAGGTCTCGCTGTGGGCCATCGTCTTCCCCCTCGGCATGTACGGGGTCGCCAGCCGCGAGTTGGGGCTGGTCCACGATCTGCCGATCCTGGACGCGATCGGGCACGTCGAGATCTGGGTCGCCCTCGCCGCGTGGAGCGTCACCTTCATCGGGATGCTGGCGGCGTGGGGGCGGGCGCTTGCGTCGCGGCCGTCGCCGACACGATAGCGGCGGCCTTGTCGAGGCACTCCTGCCATTCGGTGTCCGGGTCGGAATCGATCGTGATGCCGCCGCCGACGCCGAGCGTGAGAACGCCGTCGCTCTCGGCCGTCACGGTGCGGATGGCGACGGACAGGTCGAGCAGGCCGTCGGGGCCTGCGACGCCGATCGCGCCGCAGTACGCGCCCCGGTCGTGATCCTCCCAGGCGGCGAGCAGTTCGAGCGCCCGGATCTTCGGTGTTCCGGTCACCGATGCGGGCGGGAACGCGGCTTCCAGAAGCGTGTCGTTGCCGACGCCGGGCAGCAGATCCGCCCCGACGGTCGACACCAGATGCCACACCCCGGGGGCGGGCATCAGGGTCAGCAGGTCACGAACGTGCACTGAGCCGGTGGCGGCCACGCGACCGAGGTCGTTGCGGACCAGGTCGACGATCATCACGTTCTCGGCGATGTCCTTCACGGAACCGGACAGGGCGCCGGGCTCGGCGTGGGCCGCGATCGTGCCCTTGATCGGCGACGAGGTGACGTGGTCGGCGCGACGGTCCAGGAACGATTCCGGGCTGAAACTGGCGATCGCACCCCGATCGCTCTCCAGCCACGCCGTCTTAGTCGGGGCCGTCGATTCCGCGATGTCGCTGAAGAAGTCGATCGGAGCGCCGGTCAGACGGCCGGTGAAGCGCGTGCAGACGCACGCCTGGTACACCTCGCCCGCCGTGATCGCGTCGAGGCAGGACCGAACTCCGGCCACGTGGGGCGCCTTGTCCGGCGCAGTCCACTGGGCGGACCATGGCCGTGCTCGCGCGGCTCGGCCTCCGGCGGCGGCGTCGAGGCATTCGGAGACCCAAGGCGGGCACGGGATTCCGGTGACCGACGTCCATGACCAGACCCCGTCCCGGAGCATCAGGACGCCGTCGGAGAAACCGCCGATCACGTCCGGGGCCGTGGCTGCGGCGTCATGCGCCGGGAAGGCGATCGAGCCGAACCAGTACTCGTCGGGGCGGTCCGGCGGACCCGCCCCCGGCCGCAGCCGGATGGACGGCGCGATCACCGCATCTGCGTCGGCCCACTCGCCGATCAATGCCGCCGGGCCGGGAACGCCCGCTCGCGTCGTGTGCGCGTGGAGTGCACGGACGACGTCGAGGGCGATCATCCCTCGTGGCGCGGGAAGATCGGACTCGGTTTGGGCAGGATTGTGCCGGGCACCATGCGGTCGCCGACCGCGGCGAAGGAACGGGCGGCGGGCTCGGCGGAGACGGCCAGGGAATCGAGCAGCTTCGCCGTCGATCCGGGCATGGCGGGCTGGGCGAGCAGTGACACGATGCGCACCACCTCGGCGCACACGTAGAGCACGGTCCCGGTGCGTTCGAGGTCGGTCTTGGCGAGCTTCCACGGCTCCTGTGCGGAGATGTAGCGGTTCGCGTCGGCCAGCACCTGCCACATCGACTCCAGGCCGAGGTGAATCGCCTGGACGTCGAACTGGGCGCGCACCCGGTTGAGCAGGGCGTCCGCGGCGTCGAGCAGAGCACGGTCCTCCGCGGTGAAGTCGCCGGGCTCGGGAAGCGCGGACTCGAAGTACTTGCCGATCATCGACAGGGTGCGCTGCGCGAGGTTGCCGTACTCGTTGGCGAGGTCGGAGTTCTTGCGGGAGACGATCGCCTCCGCCGAGTACGAACCGTCCTGGCCGTAGCTCACCTCGCGGAGGAAGAAGTAGCGCACCGGGTCCAGGCCGAACTCGTCGATGAGTGCGTGCGGGTCGACGACGTTGCCGACCGACTTGCTCATCTTCTCGCCCTTGTTGAACAGGAAGCCGTGCGCGAAGACCCGCTTCGGGACGGGCAGGCCGGCGCTCATCAGGAACGCGGGCCAGTACACGCAGTGGAACCGGATGATGTCCTTGCCGATGATGTGCAGGTCGGCCGGCCAGTACCGGTCCAGCGTCTGCGGGTCGTCGGGGAAGCCGACACCGGTCAGGTAGTTGGTCAGCGCGTCCACCCACACGTACATGACGTGGTCGGGACTGCCGGGAACCTGGACGCCCCAGTCGAACGTGGTCCGTGAGATCGACAGGTCGTTGAGTCCGCCTTCGACGAACTTGACCACCTCGTTGCGGCGCGTGTCCGGGCCGATGAACTCGGGGTGCGACCGGTACAGCTCGAGCAGCCGGTCCTGGTAATTCGACAATCGGAAGAAGTAGGTCTGCTCCTGGGTCCAGGTCAGGATGTGACCGTTGTCGGTGGCGATGCGGTTGCCCTCGTCGTCGACCGTGGTCTCGTCCTCGGTGAAGAACGCCTCGTCGCGGACGTCGTACCAGCCCGCGTACGAGTCGAGGTAGATGTCACCCGCCTCCTGCATGCGGCGCCAGATCTCCTCCGACGCACGATGGTGGTCGGCGTCGGTGGTGCGGATGAAGCGGCTCAGGTCGGTGCCGAGGACCTCGTGGAGGGCCTGGAATCGGTCCGAGTTCTGTCGGGCCAGCTCCGAGGTCTCGATGCCCTGGGACTGGGCCGTCTGCTGCATCTTCTGACCGTGCTCGTCGGTGCCCGACTGGAAGCGGACGTCGAATCCGTCGAGCGCTTTGAAGCGCGCGAGGGCGTCGGCGGAGATGAACTCGTAGGCGTGGCCGATGTGCGGGGCGCCGTTCGGATAAGCGATCGCAGTGGTGACGTAGAACGGCGCGTCGGCGGGGGAGGCGTTGACCATAGTGTTTTCCAGGATAGTCAGAGCGCGCGGCGGTACGGTTCGCAGCCCGGTGGTGCGATCGGGGCCTGACGCGATGGGGGCGCCTCGATCGGACGGATCACCGGATGGTCGCCGAGTACGAATCGCTCGCCGTGGTGCGCCAATTCGAGGGTCGGGCCGGAGACCAGGCGGTAGGTGGCCGAGTCGGCGGTCACCGCGACGAGGATCCGGGATTCGCGGACGGTCATGCGGAAACTCAGGTACGAGAGCTGGCGTGGGAGCCGGGGGGCGAACGTGATGGCCCCGCCGAAGTCGCGCATGCCGCCGAATCCGGCGACGCAGTCGGTCCATGCCCCGGCGAGGGCCGCGATGTGCAGGCCGGATGACACGTTGTTGTGCAGGTCGTGCAGGTCGGTGAACACCGATTCGCTCATCAGGTCGAAAGCCAGGTCGAGGTAGCCGACCTCGGCTGCGGCGACGGCCTCGCAGCACGCCGACAGTGAGGAGTCGCGCACCGTGATCGGGTAGTAGTAGTCGAAGTTCGCGAGCTTCTGCTCGGGAGTGAAACGGTCCCCGAACAGGTACATCGCGAACACCAGGTCGGCCTGTTTGACGACCTGCTTCCGATACAGGTCGTAGTACGGATAGTTCAGCAGGAGCGGGTACCGGCCGGTAGAGGCTTCGAAGTCCCAGGGGGCCAGCAGCGTGAACGCCTCGCACTGCTGGTGCACCCCGAGGGCGTCGTCGTACGGGATGGTCATATCGTCTGCGCACGAGGACCAGCGCGCGGTCTCGGCGCCGGTCACGCCCAGCTCGCGAGCCACGGCCGGATGCCGACTGACGGAGGTGACGGCCTCGCGCAGCGCCTGCTGCGCGGCGAGGTTGGTGAACAGGTTGTTGTTCGCCACGGCGGTGTACTCGTCCGGACCGGTGATCCCGTCGATCCGGAAGTCGCCGTTCATGTCGTGGTGTCCCAGGCCCGAGAAGAAGCGCGCGATCTCCACGAGCAACTCCACACCGCACTCGATCTCGAACGCCTCGTCGCCGGTCGCCCGGATGTAGCGGGCGGTCGCGTTGGCGATGTCGGCCGACACGTGGACGCCCGCGGTGCCTGCGGGCCAGTAACCCGAGCACTCCTCGCCGTTGATCGATCGCCACGGGAACATCGCACCCGATTCGCCGAGTTCGGTGGCCCGGGCCTTCGCCTTGTCCATCGTGCTGTGCCGCCAGCGGAGCTCTTCACCCGCAGCCGCCGGAGCGGTGTACGTCAGCATCGGCATCACGAAGGTCTCGGTGTCCCAGAACGTGTGTCCGTCGTATCCGGGGCCGGTGAGCCCCTTCGCCGGGATCGCGCGCGACTGGCCGCGAGCCCCGGCCTGCAGGATGTGGAACAGCGAGAAGCGGACTGCCTGCTGGAGCTCGGAGTCGCCCTCGATCTCGATGTCCGCGTCGCGCCAGAAGGCGTCGAGGTACTCGGCCTGCTCGGCCTTGAGCGCGTCCCAGCCTGTCTCCTTCGCCATCGCGATCGCCGCGTCCACCTGCGCGCGCAGGGCGGGTACGCTCCGTCGCGCCGACCAGCCGTAACCGAGGTACTTAGTGATGACCAGTTTGGAGCCCTGCTCCACCGTGGTCGCGACGGTCAATCGAGCCAGGTCGCCTTCGGCTCGAATCGAGGTGTCGGCGTTTCCGGACACCTCGATCTCGTGGTCCATCGCAGCCGCGGCGGTGAGCGCGGATCGGCGAGTGTGGTGCACCAGCACCGCCGAGTAGTCCTCGCAGTCCGCGAGGTCGGCGACCAGGGGCGCGTCCAGGGCGGCGGCCAGACGCGGGTCGTCCGACGCCGATTTGCCGCCCGGGCCGCCGATCGGCTCGTTGGCGAGCAGATCGGACTGGGCCACCAGGCTCATGTCCTCGCCGATCGGCTCCACCTCGTATCGGATGGCGGCGACGGTCCGCTTGGTGAACGACACCAGGCGCTCGGAGCGGATGCGGACGGTGCGACCGGTCGGAGAGGTCCACATGGTCTCGCGACGCAGCGTGCCGCTGCGGAAGTCCAGGACGCGCTCGTGCTCCACGGTGCTGCCGTACCGCAGGTCCATCGGCTCGTCCTCGACCAGCAGACGGATCACCTTGCCGTCGGTCACGTTGACCACCGTCTGGCTCGACTCCGGGAAGCCGTAGCCGCTCTCCGCGTACGGCAGGTCGCGTAATTCGTAGAAGCCGTTCAGATAGGTTCCCGGAACCTCGACCGGCTCGCCCTCCTCGAAGGTGCCGCGCAGACCGATGTGACCGTTCGAGGTTGCGAACAGCGCCTCGGTGCGCCCGATCGTGTCGATGTCGAAGCCGCGCCACCGCAGTTCCCACGGGTGCACGTCGAACCCGTGGTCCGGGTGGGTGCCGTGCGTCGGCACGTGCAGCGTGTCCGGATGGCTGGAGGTGTCACCGTGCGTCGTGTGGACGAGGTTGTTGGCGGTCGAGTCGATCACGGTCGAGGCCCCTTACTTGTCGAGGAGGTCGGCGAGGTCTGCCACGACGATAGAGGCGCCGGCCGAACGCATCGACTCGGCCTGCGCCGAATTCGACGATCCATCGCCGACGCGGTCGACGCCGACGACGTGACCGAACGTTCCGGCGGCGCCTGCCTGGACTCCGGAGATGGCGTCCTCGAAGACGGCGGCGTGCGCGGGCGGCACGCCCATCAGTTCGGCGCCGCGCAGGAACGAGTCGGGTGCGGGCTTCCCGTTGAGCTTCTCCTCGACGATCGTGTTGCCGTCCACGCGGTGCTCCACGTACTTCGACAGTCCTGCGACGTCGAGGACCTGTGCACCGTTCCTCGACGAGGTGACCACCGCGATGCGCAGCCCGGCGTCGCGAGCGGCTTCGAGATAGCGGACCGACCCCGGGTAGGCGTCGACGCCGTCCCGCTCGAGGACACCGAGGAACTCGGTGTTCTTGTCCTCGGCGATCGCGGTCACGGTGTCGTCATCGGCGACGATGTCGCGCGAGGCGAGGAACGTGCGCACGCCGTCCAGTCGAGGGCGGCCGTCCACGTAGTCGAGGTAGTCGCGCTCGCTGAAGGGCGCCGACCCGTCGCCGCGTTCGGCGAGGTAGCGGTCGAAGACGTTCTTCCACGCGGACTGGTGGACGGCAGCCGTCGTCGTCAGCACCCCGTCCAGATCGAAGAGCGCAACGGTGATTTCGTCAGGTAGTCCCAGCACTGCTCAGACGCTACCCGTACTCGTGCACCATGGTCGGATGACTCGGACACGCGCTTTCAGACAGGTCGACGTCTTCACCACGCGCCCCACGGCCGGGAATCCGGTCGCCGTGGTACTCGATGCAGATGACCTCACGGTCGAGGAGATGGCGGCGTTCGCCCGATGGACCAATCTGTCCGAGACCACGTTCGTGCAGTCGCCAGTCGATGAGCGCGCCGACTACCGGCTGCGGATCTTCACCCCCGGCGGGGAACTGCCGTTCGCCGGGCACCCGACGCTGGGGTCCGCTCACGCCTGGCTGCAGCGTGGCGGCGAGTCCGCCTCGGGGTCGATCATCCAGGAGTGCGGGATCGGGCTCGTGGAGATCAAGGTGGACGGACACCGGTTGGCGTTCGCGGCGCCGCCGCTCATCCGGTCCGGTCCGGTCGACGCCCCGGTGCTGGCGAAGGTCGCCGCCGCGCTCGGTATCAGCCGTCGCCGGATCGTGGACGCGAACTGGGTGGCCAACGGACCCGAATGGATCGGCGTTCGGCTGACTTCCGGCGAGGAAGTACTGGCGTTGCGCCCCGATATGGCGGGTCTCGGGGACCTGCTGGTCGGGGTGATCGCGCCGTGGAGCGCCGCCCAGGCGCAACATCGCGGTGCCGACTACGAGGTCCGCGCGTTCGGGCCCGGCATCGGAGTGCCCGAGGATCCGGTCACCGGAAGCCTCAACGCCGGGCTGGCGGTCTGGCTGTGCGGCGCCGGGCAGGCGCCGGCGTCGTATGTGGCCGCGCAGGGCACTGCGTTGCGGCGCGCCGGCCGGGTGCACGTCGACACGGACGTCGAGAGCGGCACCATCTGGGTGGGCGGTGCGAGCGTCACCGTCGTATCGGGCACAGTGGACCTGTGAGTTCCAGCAAGAAGGACAAGCGTCGCCAGCCGCCACCCGACCCGGCACCGCTGCCGGGCCTCTTCGACGCGCACACGCACCTCGCCGCGTGCGGCGGTCGGTCGCCGGAATCGGTGAAGGCGATTCTCGACCATGCCGAGTCGGTGGGCGTCTCGCACGTGGTGACCGTCGCCGACGACATGGTCGACGCACGGTGGGCCGTGCAGGCAGCTTCGTGGGACAAACGGGCGTTCGCCGCGGTCGGGCTGCATCCGACTCATGCCGCGGACCTCGACGACGCCGCGCGGGCGGAGATCGAGGCGATGGTGGCCGATCCGCGCGTCGTCGCGGTAGGGGAGACCGGCCTGGACTACTACTGGACGACGCGGTCCGACGACTGCGCGGACCCCGCCGTTCAGCGCGATGCGTTCGCCTGGCATATTGACCTCGCGAAGCGCACGGGCAAACCGTTGATGATCCACAACCGGGAAGCCGATCGCGACCTGCTGGACGTGCTCGCGGCCGAGGGATCGCCGGAAACGGTCATCATGCACTGCTTCTCCGGCGATCGGCACGTCGCGGCGCAATGCGTGGATCGCAACTACTACTTGAGCTTTTCCGGCACTGTGACGTTCGCCAACTCCGACGAATTACGTGTCGCAGCTCACACCACCCCTCTGGACCGGATGCTGGTGGAGACCGATGCGCCGTTCCTGACCCCGCATCCATACCGTGGCCAGCCGAATCAGTCGTATTGCCTGCCGTACACGGCGCGCGGTCTGGCGGCGGTGAAGGGGCTCGAGGACGAGGAGATGGCAGCGATTCTGGGCGGAAACGCCCGTTCTGCCTACGAGGTTACGTTGCGGTAACCACACCCGGTTCGTTACCGTACCGTGATCGAAGTGTCCCCTGCCGGAATGAATAATCTTGTCTGTCTTCAAGCGAATCAACACGTCCACGTCTATGCGCGCCCGCATCGCATGCGGCGCAGTCCTGTCGACCGTCGCCGCGGGTGCGGTCACGGGTGCGGTCATGCACAAGGAAGTGACGCTCGCCGTCGACGGCCAGCAGTCCGAGGTCAGCACCATGGCCTTCTCCGTCGAGAGCGTTCTCGAGGATAACGGTGTCAACCCGGAGTCCGGTGACCTCGTCAACGTCTCGCTGGCGAGCTCGCCCAAGGACAACCAGACGATCGAGGTGAACCGTCTCAAGCAGGTCGAGCTGCTGATCGACGGCAAGCCCGAGGTCGTCACCACCAACGCGTCTACCGTCCGTGAGGTCCTCGCCGAGCAGGGGCTGACCAACGGCGCGGCCGTGGACACGAGCCTCGACGCCAAGCTGCCCGCCGACGGCACGGACGTGGACGTGACGACTCCCAAGCGCGTCGTCCTCAAGGACGGCAGCGACACGTCGCGCCCGACGATCGCCGCCAAGACGGTCGGCGACCTGCTGGAGCGTGCGGGTACCCCGCTCGAGAGGACCGACAAGGTGTTCCCGAAGGCGGACACCCCGGTGCGCAAGGGCATGGTCGTCAAGGTGACCCGCATCCGCACCGAAGAGGTGACCCTCGACGAGAAGATCGACTCGCCCGAGATCGAGAAGGAAGATCCGGAGCTCACCAAGGGCGAGACCGAGGTCCTGAAGAAGGGCAAGCCGGGCAAGGCCAAGGTCACCTACAAGATCACCAAGGTCAACGGCGAGGTGACCAAGAAGATCAAGCTCAAGGAAGACGTCGAGAAGAAGCCGACTCCGACCACGGTCAAGATCGGCACCAAGCCGGGCGCACCGCACGTCCCGGAGGGCAGTGTCTGGGATCGCCTCGCGCAGTGCGAGTCGACCGGCAACTGGGCGGTCAACTCGGGTAACGGCTTCTACGGCGGCATCCAGTTCGATCAGAACACCTGGGACCGCTGGGGCGGCCAGAAGTACGCCCCGCGCGCCGACATGGCAACCCGCGAGGAGCAGATCGCGATCGCCAAGAAGACTCAGGCCGCGCAGGGCTGGGGCGCATGGCCGTCCTGCACCTCGCAGCTCGGTATGCGCTGACGTCTTGACGCCACCCCGACTCCTCGGCCCGGCCGAGATCCGCACGCTCGCAGCGGAGCTGGACGTACGTCCCACGAAGACCCTCGGGCAGAACTTCGTGCATGACGGCAACACCGTGCGCCGGA
Coding sequences within:
- a CDS encoding PhzF family phenazine biosynthesis protein — protein: MTRTRAFRQVDVFTTRPTAGNPVAVVLDADDLTVEEMAAFARWTNLSETTFVQSPVDERADYRLRIFTPGGELPFAGHPTLGSAHAWLQRGGESASGSIIQECGIGLVEIKVDGHRLAFAAPPLIRSGPVDAPVLAKVAAALGISRRRIVDANWVANGPEWIGVRLTSGEEVLALRPDMAGLGDLLVGVIAPWSAAQAQHRGADYEVRAFGPGIGVPEDPVTGSLNAGLAVWLCGAGQAPASYVAAQGTALRRAGRVHVDTDVESGTIWVGGASVTVVSGTVDL
- a CDS encoding TatD family hydrolase, which gives rise to MSSSKKDKRRQPPPDPAPLPGLFDAHTHLAACGGRSPESVKAILDHAESVGVSHVVTVADDMVDARWAVQAASWDKRAFAAVGLHPTHAADLDDAARAEIEAMVADPRVVAVGETGLDYYWTTRSDDCADPAVQRDAFAWHIDLAKRTGKPLMIHNREADRDLLDVLAAEGSPETVIMHCFSGDRHVAAQCVDRNYYLSFSGTVTFANSDELRVAAHTTPLDRMLVETDAPFLTPHPYRGQPNQSYCLPYTARGLAAVKGLEDEEMAAILGGNARSAYEVTLR
- a CDS encoding beta-phosphoglucomutase family hydrolase, with amino-acid sequence MLGLPDEITVALFDLDGVLTTTAAVHQSAWKNVFDRYLAERGDGSAPFSERDYLDYVDGRPRLDGVRTFLASRDIVADDDTVTAIAEDKNTEFLGVLERDGVDAYPGSVRYLEAARDAGLRIAVVTSSRNGAQVLDVAGLSKYVEHRVDGNTIVEEKLNGKPAPDSFLRGAELMGVPPAHAAVFEDAISGVQAGAAGTFGHVVGVDRVGDGSSNSAQAESMRSAGASIVVADLADLLDK
- a CDS encoding resuscitation-promoting factor yields the protein MSVFKRINTSTSMRARIACGAVLSTVAAGAVTGAVMHKEVTLAVDGQQSEVSTMAFSVESVLEDNGVNPESGDLVNVSLASSPKDNQTIEVNRLKQVELLIDGKPEVVTTNASTVREVLAEQGLTNGAAVDTSLDAKLPADGTDVDVTTPKRVVLKDGSDTSRPTIAAKTVGDLLERAGTPLERTDKVFPKADTPVRKGMVVKVTRIRTEEVTLDEKIDSPEIEKEDPELTKGETEVLKKGKPGKAKVTYKITKVNGEVTKKIKLKEDVEKKPTPTTVKIGTKPGAPHVPEGSVWDRLAQCESTGNWAVNSGNGFYGGIQFDQNTWDRWGGQKYAPRADMATREEQIAIAKKTQAAQGWGAWPSCTSQLGMR
- a CDS encoding glycoside hydrolase family 65 protein, with product MPTHGTHPDHGFDVHPWELRWRGFDIDTIGRTEALFATSNGHIGLRGTFEEGEPVEVPGTYLNGFYELRDLPYAESGYGFPESSQTVVNVTDGKVIRLLVEDEPMDLRYGSTVEHERVLDFRSGTLRRETMWTSPTGRTVRIRSERLVSFTKRTVAAIRYEVEPIGEDMSLVAQSDLLANEPIGGPGGKSASDDPRLAAALDAPLVADLADCEDYSAVLVHHTRRSALTAAAAMDHEIEVSGNADTSIRAEGDLARLTVATTVEQGSKLVITKYLGYGWSARRSVPALRAQVDAAIAMAKETGWDALKAEQAEYLDAFWRDADIEIEGDSELQQAVRFSLFHILQAGARGQSRAIPAKGLTGPGYDGHTFWDTETFVMPMLTYTAPAAAGEELRWRHSTMDKAKARATELGESGAMFPWRSINGEECSGYWPAGTAGVHVSADIANATARYIRATGDEAFEIECGVELLVEIARFFSGLGHHDMNGDFRIDGITGPDEYTAVANNNLFTNLAAQQALREAVTSVSRHPAVARELGVTGAETARWSSCADDMTIPYDDALGVHQQCEAFTLLAPWDFEASTGRYPLLLNYPYYDLYRKQVVKQADLVFAMYLFGDRFTPEQKLANFDYYYPITVRDSSLSACCEAVAAAEVGYLDLAFDLMSESVFTDLHDLHNNVSSGLHIAALAGAWTDCVAGFGGMRDFGGAITFAPRLPRQLSYLSFRMTVRESRILVAVTADSATYRLVSGPTLELAHHGERFVLGDHPVIRPIEAPPSRQAPIAPPGCEPYRRAL